Proteins encoded by one window of Haematobia irritans isolate KBUSLIRL chromosome 2, ASM5000362v1, whole genome shotgun sequence:
- the LOC142225261 gene encoding serine protease inhibitor 77Ba-like — MDIHTSVIAAICLLLQMLTSTIGQKSVPPVLQSNIRPNSPSRTNIDNSALLQSQLRIAVGTERFALEIWKHMSDAHQANSTKSYMISPFAVWSLLLLLAEGAGGNTLKEFHDTLHLDSDHQAVRMAYKQIAQKLKVNTTTIEVASFQALFTDINKPVNRDYESLVTRIYESALIPVNFSEVNKTFTQINDDINKATRGLLPHSVQPQDFKDAALLMISALYFKGKWKYPFESDQTISAPFHDEKGTVLGNVQMMTQIGPFNYVSMKSLESYILELPYGKEDRLSMLVILPRRSVSLNKVVANLATVGVIPIIQELKKIEESNEEEDIQDQVEVFLPRFSTTSHFSLRPILTKMGIVEAFEPSLANFDNMAKNIYVGSVFQSTRIIVNEEGTEAAAVTTAVLVNKASPTKFYLDRPFAYMIVEKKSGLLLFAGEVKSHHFD, encoded by the exons TTATAGCGGCAATATGCCTCTTACTACAAATGCTTACATCTACAATTGGCCAAAAATCAGTGCCACCTGTTCTACAGTCTAATATAAGGCCAAATTCACCATCTCGTACAAATATTGACAATAGTGCCCTATTGCAAAGTCAGCTACGGATTGCAGTGGGAACGGAAAGATTTGCCCTTGAGATATGGAAACACATGTCAGACGCCCATCAGGCGAATTCAACAAAAAGTTATATGATATCTCCATTTGCAGTCTGGTCCTTGCTCCTTCTTTTGGCCGAGGGAGCTGGTGGCAATACACTTAAGGAATTCCATGACACTTTACACTTGGATAGTGATCACCAGGCCGTACGAATGGCCTATAAACAAATTGCACAAAAACTTAA AGTAAACACCACCACCATAGAGGTAGCCTCATTTCAAGCTCTTTTCACAGATATTAATAAACCAGTAAATCGAGATTATGAAAGCCTTGTCACCCGTATTTATGAATCAGCTTTAATACCTGTGAATTTCAGTGAAGTCAATAAAACTTTTACTCAAATTAATGACGACATTAACAAAGCAACCAGAGGTTTATTGCCGCACAGTGTTCAACCACAAGACTTCAAAGATGCAGCGCTTTTAATGATTTCAGCTTTGTATTTCAAAGGCAAATGGAAG TATCCCTTCGAATCTGATCAAACAATATCTGCCCCGTTCCATGACGAGAAAGGAACTGTATTGGGAAACGTTCAAATGATGACCCAGATTGGTCCATTTAATTATGTCAGCATGAAATCATTGGAAAGCTACATTTTGGAACTACCCTATGGCAAAGAGGATCGTCTATCCATGTTGGTTATCTTACCACGAAGAT CCGTAAGCCTAAACAAAGTAGTTGCTAACTTGGCTACTGTAGGAGTTATACCCATTATTCAagaactgaaaaaaattgaagaatcgaaTGAGGAAGAAGATATTCAAGATCAAGTTGAAGTATTTCTACCTCGCTTCAGCACAACGTCTCATTTTAGTTTGaggccaattttgacaaag ATGGGCATTGTGGAAGCATTTGAGCCAAGTTTAGCTAATTTTGATAACATGGCCAAAAACATCTACGTAGGAAGTGTTTTCCAGTCTACCCGAATTATTGTCAATGAAGAAGGAACAGAAGCGGCTGCTGTAACTACAGCAGTTTTGGTTAATAAAGCTTCACCTACGAAGTTCTATTTGGATCGGCCCTTTGCCTATATGATTGTGGAGAAAAAATCTGGACTGTTGTTGTTTGCTGGCGAAGTCAAATCGCATCACTTTGATTAA